A single Carassius carassius chromosome 3, fCarCar2.1, whole genome shotgun sequence DNA region contains:
- the LOC132116470 gene encoding uncharacterized protein LOC132116470, which translates to MIYLCRTKSEDCMKELKAILSCATLGGLLDKQENYPCGSKKVSPLRSSPTMALASFHLMQTLKNSPAALRRRFRRDRTESLSHGDPLFKVHYLGTKKIFSLDLEQAEDAIDRLLDGVPGKLSKDHALVVRHRYIEVKELSTGRQLTKTYLQDIAYCASHTARPNVFLYICRQPGQQLQCRVFWCSRAERAKDMTACLAMSFQRALNDLQGGCTTLLPGEGITKEPEISSTPPAPKGSTLPASLGKVRWKKRGSVSRSPLRAISRSGSDNDNWN; encoded by the exons ATGATTTACCTGTGCCGGACCAAAAGTGAAGATTGCATGAAAG AGCTCAAGGCTATACTTAGTTGTGCCACACTGGGAGGCTTACTGGATAAGCAGGAGAACTATCCCTGTGGCTCCAAAAAAGTGTCTCCGCTTCGATCTTCTCCCACGATGGCCCTGGCCTCCTTCCATCTGATGCAAACGCTAAAGAACTCTCCGGCGGCTTTGCGTCGACGATTCCGTCGCGACCGAACGGAGAGCCTGTCTCACGGCGATCCCCTCTTCAAAGTACACTACCTCGGCACAAAGAAAATCTTCTCCCTGGACTTGGAGCAGGCGGAGGATGCCATCGATCGCCTCCTGGATGGAGTCCCTGGGAAGCTCTCTAAAGATCACGCCCTAGTAGTGCGGCACCGATACATCGAGGTGAAAGAACTGAGCACCGGAAGGCAGCTCACCAAGACCTACTTGCAGGATATTGCGTACTGCGCCTCGCACACAGCCAGACCCAATGTGTTTCTGTACATCTGCAGACAGCCCGGTCAGCAGCTGCAATGCAGAGTGTTCTGGTGCAGTCGGGCAGAAAGGGCGAAGGACATGACTGCCTGCTTGGCGATGTCGTTTCAGAGAGCACTAAATGACTTGCAGGGTGGATGCACCACGTTACTGCCAGGGGAAGGGATCACTAAAGAGCCAGAGATTTCTAGTACGCCCCCTGCACCCAAAGGCTCAACATTGCCAGCTAGTTTGGGAAAAG TCCGTTGGAAGAAGAGGGGGTCGGTGTCCCGCAGTCCTCTCCGTGCCATTTCCAGAAGTGGTTCTGACAATGACAATTGGAATTAA
- the LOC132116465 gene encoding uncharacterized protein LOC132116465, with amino-acid sequence MHLIYSKISVRVNMSSGMQEHEQSARLKHFLSELAILGSLQGFRYFQPWLRGREELLLTVVNDDLRWCSPGFPVSVASTFTSSTCSSSYSLDSDYASSPLAGEGRLPQYKPQTPDATQTQTPSRNVDSHLLPASPSEREIAVPEMNCTLFLLAGYVKYGQPYVWIRSNHERLVNVGGTDTLVKDTPMKLKSITDWASTSQGAHIWDVVNELVGLCTMPPPDNPFSLDMHYLQTLSLPERFLVTGALLNFLEMIMVQGSRKEPFYDLVVEELNPLRRLHFQSLSEVQRFQGSDRTPSPLFTK; translated from the exons ATGCATCTCATTTACAGCAAAATCAGTGTTCGTGTAAACATGAGTTCTGGT ATGCAGGAACATGAACAAAGCGCGAGACTAAAGCACTTCCTGTCGGAGCTCGCAATACTGGGTTCTTTACAG GGCTTCCGATATTTTCAGCCCTGGCTAAGAGGGAGAGAGgaacttctgctgactgtggtCAATGATGACTTG AGATGGTGTTCTCCGGGGTTCCCTGTGTCTGTGGCCTCCACCTTTACCAGCTCAACTTGCAGTAGTAGTTACAGTCTGGACAGCGACTATGCAAGCTCGCCTTTAGCAGGAGAAGGACGACTTCCACAATACAAACCACAGACACCAGACGCCACACAGACACAAACTCCCAGCAG GAATGTTGATTCTCATCTTCTCCCAGCTTCACCCAGTGAGAGAGAGATCGCTGTTCCT gaAATGAACTGCACCCTGTTCCTGTTAGCCGGCTATGTCAAGTATGGGCAACCTTATGTCTGGATTCGATCCAATCATGAGCGCCTAGTAAACGTCGGAGGAACTGATACCCTAGTCAAAGATACACCAATGAAGCTGAAGTCCATCACTGACTGGGCTTCAACATCTCAAG GAGCTCATATATGGGATGTAGTGAATGAGTTGGTGGGACTGTGCACCATGCCGCCTCCCGACAATCCCTTCTCTTTGGACATGCACTACCTCCAAACCCTGTCCCTCCCAGAGCGCTTCCTGGTCACTGGGGCCCTCCTGAATTTCCTGGAGATGATTATGGTTCAGGGAAGCCGAAAGGAACCATTCTATGATCTGG TTGTGGAAGAGTTGAATCCGCTGAGACGACTTCATTTCCAAAGCCTCTCTGAGGTCCAAAGGTTTCAAGGCAGCGACAGGACTCCAAGTCCTTTATTCACCAAATGA